Part of the Nicotiana sylvestris chromosome 5, ASM39365v2, whole genome shotgun sequence genome is shown below.
TGCACCTCATCTTCCCAGTTTTCAACCTTTCTCTGGTAGCTTAACCATTCTAGCATTTCTGTCCATAAGCTCTGTGAATATGGACACTCGAAATACAAGTGATCATGTGTTTCTTCTATGTCACCTCCACACAGTACACAAGAGTGAGTCACCCGAATTCCCCACTTTGCTAGTTTGTCAACTGTGGCCAGCCTTCTTTGTATTGTCATCCATAAAATGAATTGCTGCTTTGGTAGTATTCCAGTCAACATGACTAGTGCTTTCCAGTGGACTTTGGGGTACCTTGGAGTAGCATGAAGATAAGCCTTCTGAATGCTGAATTTTCCATTCTGAACAAAGGATTCAATTGTTGGTATGTCATTAGCCCACCATTCTCTTGTTGTAAACAGTTTCCTTACTAGCCTGCTTTGGGACCTCATTGTATTGATATCATTCTGCTTTATATAGTGGCAGTGTATCCATCTAATCCAAGGCTTGTCTTTCTTTGCTATTATAGCCCAGAGGAGTTTAGTCAAAGCAGCTTTGTTCCATCTCTCATAATTGATAATGTTTAGACCCCCAACAACTTTTGGCTTACACAATGTTTCCCATGATATAGGAGCTCTGTGAGTATTTTCATGACTACCAGGCCACAAATAGTTCCTGCATATACCATTAACAAGTTTAATAACTTTCTTTGGAATAAGGAATACTTGAGCCTAGTAGGTCTGCATTTCAAACAGGACACTCTTAATGAGTTGTAGTCTTCCAGCATAGGACAAGAACTTTGATATCCAGCTTCTTATCCTCTCCACAGTCTTCTCAACTAATGGCATGCACTGTGGATAGTAATTTTCCTTGAGGACAAAGGGACTCCCAAGTATTTGAATGGGATGCTGCCTGCTGATAGCTGAAGTTCTGCTAACATTCTGTCTTTGAATTCCATAGGCACACCTGCTATATATAATGAGCTCTTTTCCAAGTTTTCTTGTAAACCTGAGACCTTGGAGAAGTGATCAAAAACTCAAATCATTAACTTCATTGATACCCCATCTGCTCTACAACACATCCGTAAGTCATCCGCAAAGCAGATGTGTATGACTTGCAGTTTAGCACATTTAGGATGAAAGTTAAAGTCTGGGTTCTGAGTCAGTGTCTTCAAAGATCTGTTAGGTACTCCATTGCTAATACAAACAAGTATGGGGACATAGGGTCCCCCTGCCTTAGCCCTTTTCTTGCTACAAATTTATCAGTTAGTCCACCATTAGTAGTAGAGTATAACTGACTGTAGATACACATTCCATGATTAGTGTTACCATCTTGTATGGTATCCCAAACTCAAGCAGTACTGCTTTTAAAAAACTCTATTCAACTGAATCATATGCTTTTCTGATGTCTACTTTGATCATACATCTAGGAGAGACTGCTTTTTTAGAGTACCCTTTAATCAATTCATGAACCATTATGACATTGTCAAGAATATTTCTCCCTTCTATGAAGGCAGACTGAGAAGGTCCAACCAATAGATCCACAACTAGTTTAAGCTTATTTGTCAGTATCTTAGCAATAATCTTGTACATTATTGAGCAACAGACAATAAGCCTAAACTCCTTCACATAGCTAGGATTTTTCACCTTCAGAATCAATGTAACAGTTGTGCAGTTAATTTCTTTCAATAGTCTGCCAGTTTGAAAGAATTGTTGTACTCCTTTTATGACCTCCTTTCCAATGATTGGCCAATATTCCTTAAAGAACTCAGCTGGGTATCCATCCATACATGGTGCCTTGTCATTAGGCAGATTCTTCACAATTTGACATATCTCCTCTATTGTTACTACTTGTAACAGTTGTTGCTGCAAGCAATGGTCTCGGCGCACGTTATACTAACGGACGCCGTCTGAGAATCAGCCATGGCGAGAAAGCGAGGACGACCTAAACGAGAACCTCTTGTGATGGTTGGCGAAGCTATCAGTGCAACTGTAAATGCAGACACCCTAGCTCAAGGAGTTACACAGCAAATAACAACACCAATTGGTAACCAATTTCAAGCTAACTCTCTGGAATTAGGATCTCCTAGTAACACTAAAGGACCGGCGAAAAGGATAGATCTCAGTGCTGTGCAAATGCATGTGTCGTCATCATCAGGTGAAGGCACTCTAATAACTGTTGTGGAGGTTATGAAGGAACAAACAATAGTGACTGAGCTAAAAACTAATGGAACAGTAGTAG
Proteins encoded:
- the LOC138868239 gene encoding uncharacterized protein, producing MDGYPAEFFKEYWPIIGKEVIKGVQQFFQTGRLLKEINCTTVTLILKVKNPSYVKEFRLIVCCSIMYKIIAKILTNKLKLVVDLLVGPSQSAFIEGRNILDNVIMVHELIKGFTRKLGKELIIYSRCAYGIQRQNVSRTSAISRQHPIQILGSPFVLKENYYPQCMPLVEKTVERIRSWISKFLSYAGRLQLIKSVLNYLWPGSHENTHRAPISWETLCKPKVVGGLNIINYERWNKAALTKLLWAIIAKKDKPWIRWIHCHYIKQNDINTMRSQSRLVRKLFTTREWWANDIPTIESFVQNGKFSIQKAYLHATPRYPKVHWKALVMLTGILPKQQFILWMTIQRRLATVDKLAKWGIRVTHSCVLCGGDIEETHDHLYFECPYSQSLWTEMLEWLSYQRKVENWEDEVQ